GTAGAGGGGTTTGAAACAATGTCAAAAATAAAACCAAGTGTTGTTTTTTTTGGTTCAGCAAGGGCTAAATCTAACGATAAATTTTATAAATTGGCTGTTGAGACTGCAAAGGAGGTTGTTAAAAATGGTTTTGGTGTTATTACTGGAGGCGGTCCAGGTATAATGGAAGCTGCAAATAAAGGGGCAAAAGAAGCAGGCGGAAGTTCCACTGGTGTAAATATAGAATTACCTTTTGAACAGCTGCCAAACCAGTATATTGACCATGATAAATTATTGAACTTTAGGTACTTTTTTATTCGTAAGGTTATGTTTTTTAAGTATGCACAAGGTTATATTCTTTTTCCAGGTGGATTTGGTACAATTGATGAATTTTTTGAGGTGTTAACTCTTATTCAAACTGGCAAAACAAGAAGGTTCCCTGTAGTTTTAATTGGAAATGAGTATTGGACATCATTGCTTTCTTTTATTAAAAATGAATTATTGTCAAATAAATTTATCTCGCCAGAAGATGTTAATCTGTTTACGTTAACTGATAATCCAGTACAAGCAGCTAAAATAATAGCAGATTATCATAAGGGTAAGAAATTCACCACCAATTTTTGATTGTTATTGGTACTGTGATTTATTTCTAAAAACCCAAACCCTCATAAATAAGGGTTTGGGTTTTAGGAGTTCATTTTTATTTGCAGACACAAGCTTAAATAATTTGTCCATCTGTCAATATAATTTCGAGCAAGTTAAAATGTAACTTAATTAGCAACGCAACTGTTTTGAATATTTTGTTTTTAGTGCTATGCCTTCATTCTTTCGCCTTTTTCCTCTTTGATAAACACCCAGCCAACCACTTTTCCGATGTCAATTGTTTCAAAATTATTCCAGTATTTTTTTGTTCTAACATACATCGAGCTTGTATCATTTGGCGGTATCGATTCAGCTTCGTTTATCAATAACTTTAATCTATTTTTCCATATTTCCATATTAGATTCCCTCAAATCTACCCAGCCATCATGAGCCCATAGGTCAATCGATTTTGGAGTAATTTCTATTTCGTTGTCACCTCTAAAGGGAGGAATCTTTATCTCATTTCCTCTTATTAGTGATTTGCCGTCAGGGGTTAATATTGGTATTCCGATTGAAATAATTTCATTTCTTAATTTAGAATTTGCTTTTAAATAATCGTAAGTTTTTTTAGAAAGATTAGCTGCTGTTTCTTTAACTATGTCTTTCATTCCACCGCATACTAATTTAAGCAAGTTAATTTCGTGTAATAATTTTGAAAGTCTTGGAGGACCTAATAACTCAAATGCTACGCTATTTGTATTGTGAATTTTCTCTAATTCAGCAAGCTTTTCAACTGCTGAATGTTGCATAAAACCAGCGCGGTAGGTTGGTTCAAGTGTAGCATTATCTAATGCGTTAATTATATCGTGTCCAGTGTTCCCACCTTTTATTTCATAAATTGCGTCTACTGCAATTTCTTCTGGCGTAACATATTCCATTTGTCCCTGGGTAGTAATAGCCTCAAATTCTCCACGTGAAAAAGTACCATTTTCACCTGTGTCGATAAAAACCGATTTTAATGTTTCACCCGAATATTTATATTGTTTATCCATCTTTAGCTGTAATTTACCGGTTAAAGGTACAGCCTCATCAAGTGAAATGTTTAATATTTCAATAGGCTTGCCGTGCTTTTTAATTTCACCAAACTCAATTCTTTTCCAAGCTATTGCAGCTGTTGGTTTAATTTCTTTTGTGATTGGTCCATCTGGTGTTCTTCCCATTAGAAATAAAAGAAGAGTATGTGCGCCCGCAATTGCAGATTTGCTTAAAAGTACTCTCGATGGCTTTTCTTCGCTGTGCGTGTATGGAATATTAAGTCCCATCCCGCCCGTTCCACTGGTACCAATTTTAACATAAATTTTTGTACCATTTACGTACATTGAATTATAGAGTATTTGAACGTGACGAATTAACTGTGGAATGTAAAGTGTTGAAAGTAAAATTTCAGTTTGCTCAATTAGTTCTTCTTGAGATGATTTTTTCTCAATTGTCTTTTTAATTTTATGATAAGTAGAATAAATGTCCTGATAAGCAATGCCAGTCGCTGAGTTAATGCAATCTATAATTATTTCAGGCTTATATGTAGATAAAAGTTGATAAATGGTAGAACTGTGCAGTATCTCATCATTCAGTTCTTCCATGATATCAGTAATTAAAATTTTTCTTTTTTGTGGGTCGGAAAGTAATTCCAATCTGCTAATATCCTTAAACTGGTTTCTAACAAAAATATTTCCCCAGAAGGGAACAAAGTAGTCATCTGGCATATCGGGATATTCTGAATATAATTTTTTTACCTCTTCTTCAGCTTCTTCTTTTTTTAATGATGTTATAATTATTCTTTTTGGTTTTTCAGCTACTAGTTTTCTTGTTACTGCATTTCCAACTAGCCCCCAGCCTCCTAATACTAATACAGTTTTGTTTTGAATATCCATGTTTACCTCATTTAATTTTTCTAATGGTTAACGAACATTTCAAAATTACTGTTAAACACAAATGCAAACAATTAAAAAAATATTTTTTATCACTAAAAAGTACCTTCTCTCTTTTGTTTTTCTTTTGATTGATTAAGGAAACTTCCTTTAGTAAATTTGAAAAATAAAAATATGTTCTTTAATTAAAAGTGAAGGTATCATGAAAATTTGCGAAATATTAAGGAAAGAAAATATAATTGCTTCTATGAAAGGAAGAACAAAAGAAGAAGTAATAAATGAACTGATTGACTTGTTTAATGAAGATGAAAGAGTAAATAATTTAGAACAAGTAAGAAATGCAGTTTTGGAAAGAGAAAAAATAATGTCAACCGGAGTAGGAAAAGGATTTGCAATTCCTCATGCTAAAACTGATGGAGTTAATGAAATTATTGCAGCTTTTGGAAAGTTAGATAACCCCATTGATTTTAAGGCACTGGATGACCAGCCCGTTAGCCTGATTTTTCTTCTAGTTGGTAAAGAAAACTTAGTTGGTCCTCACATAAAACTCTTAAGCCGCATTTCGAGAATGATGAACAAAGATGAGTTTCGTCAATCACTTCTTAAAGCAAAATCTGATGAAGAAATTTATAAACTTTTCGAAGAGGAAGAAAAACAATATTTTGATATTATTTAATTGGGATAGTAAATGATTAAAGCCATCACTGGGACTAAAGATATCTTACCTGCCGATATCCCTCAATGGAGACATATAGAATCAGTTGTGCTAAAAGTAATGAACGAGTTTAACTACAAAGAGATTCGTACACCTGTTTTTGAACAAACAATATTGTTTACAAGGGGAATTGGCGAATCGACCGACATAGTTAGTAAGGAAATGTATACTTTTTTGGATAGAAGTCAAACAAGCATAACATTAAAACCGGAAATGACAGCTTCTGTGGTACGAGCTTTTATTGAACATTCATTAGAAAAGAAACAAAGCCTGAATAAATTTTTTTATATATCTCCAATGTTCAGACAAGAAAGACCACAAGCTGGCAGACTCAGACAATTTCATCAATTCGGTGCCGAAGCCTTAGGAAGTAAAAGCCCAATCTTAGATGCTGAAATGATTATCATCCCTTTTAGAATATTAAAACTGCTTGGTTTGAAAAACCTTTCTGTAAAAATAAATTCGCTTGGCGTTCCGCAGTCAAGGGAAAATTACAAAAAAATTCTTAAAGAATACTTGAAACCACATTTAAATAAACTTTCTGAAGATAGTAAGAAAAGGGTTAATACAAATATTTTAAGAATTTTTGATAGTAAAGACCAAAAAGACCAAGAGATTTTAAACAATGCACCTTTATTAATTGAATATCTAGATGATGAGAGTCTTGAACACTTTGAAAAAGTAAAGCAAGCACTCCTTTCTGCAAAAATTCCATTTGAGGTTGATGCTCGATTAGTTCGGGGATTAGATTATTATACACATACAACATTTGAAGTTATTAGCGGCAGCGTTGGTTCACAAAGTGCACTTTGTGGAGGCGGCAGATACGATTTGCTTGTTAAAGAACTTGGCGGCTCAGAAACCCCAGGTGTTGGGTTTGCTGCCGGAATCGAAAGAATATTGCTTGCATGTGCTAATGAAAAATCATTAAGACTTAATGATGAATCTTTGGATTTGTTCATAGTAAATATTGATAAAAATTTGTCTGATTATGCCTTTAACGTTTCATTGTTTTTTAGAGAAAATGGCTTATCTGTAGATTTGGACTACTTGAACCGCAGCGTTAAAGCTCAAATGAGAGAGGCAAATAGACAAAATGCAAAGTTTGTTTTAATCTTGGGTGGAGAAGAATTTGCTAAGGGAGAAATATTGTTGAAAGATATGAACACCTCGCAACAGGTTACTTTTCTTAAAGATGAATTGGAAAAAGTTGTTCAGAAAATTAAAAGTCAATTAGATGCAAATAATTTACGGTCGTAAACCAGTTTTAGAGGCAATTAATTCAAATGTTGAAATAGAGCATATTTATGTGTCTTATGGCCAACGAGGAGATGTAATAAATAAAATTTTTACTTCAGCTAAGCAAAACAAAATAAAAATTTCTCAAATTTCCCCTTCTAAATTTAATCAGCTTGTAAAAAACAAAAACTCTCAAGGTGTATGTGCATTAATAACGGAATATCATTATAAATCCCTGCAAGAAATTATTAGTATTTCTCTAAAGTCGAGATACCCGTTGATTCTAATTATAGATTCTGTGCAGGACCCGCATAATTTAGGCGCTATATTACGTACTGCCGAATGTGCTGCAGTTGATGGTGTGCTTATTACTTCAAATAATACCGCCCCAATAAATGATACTGTGCAAAAAGCTTCAGCTGGCGCAGTGACACACTTAAATATTGCCAAGATTGGCAATCTTAACAATACAATTCAACGACTAAAAGATTTTAATTTCTGGATTGCTGGAACTTATATCTCTGAAAAATCAAAAAATTATACAGATATAGATTTTAAAATTCCTTTAGCCTTAATTGTAGGTAATGAAGAAAAAGGAATAAGAAAATTAACAGCAGACAATTGCGACATACTTGTAAAAATTCCTATGTATGGCAATATCTCATCATTAAATGTTTCGGTTGCTGCAGGCGTAATATTATTTGAAATAATTAGACAACGAAATTATTAACTCGTTCTTCTTTTGAATATATACAGAAAATTCTAATAGTTCGCCAACACTATTCACTTACACTTGGGTTAAAGATTTTAGCAAATAAAATACTTGTTATCTTGACTTTTTTATCAAGATTAGATAGGTTTACATCGTAAAAAAAGGTGAGTTATGAGCCAAATTAAGAACCAAGAAATAGATAAAGTACAGGAAAAAAAGCTAGAAGATGTAAAAGTATTAGATGAATTCACTAAATCAGAATATAAGTGGGGATTTGTTACTGATATTGAAACTGAGTCGGCACCAAAAGGTTTGAGTGAAGAAATCATCAGATTTATTTCAGAGAAAAAGAATGAACCAGAATGGATGACAGAATGGCGATTAAAAGCTTACCGGCATTGGCTTAAAATGGAAGAACCTCATTGGGCAAATGTAAAGTATCCTCCTATCGATTATCAAAATATAAGCTACTATTCTGCTCCTAAAAAAAGACCGCAGCTAAATGATCTTAGCGAAGTTGACCCTGAATTGTTAAAGACTTTCGAAAAACTTGGTATTCCTCTCGAAGAGCAGAAAAAGCTGGCAGGTGTAGCTGTTGATGCAGTTTTCGATTCGGTTTCGGTTGCAACGACTTTTAAGGAAACGCTAAAAGAAAAAGGAATAATTTTTTGCTCTATTTCAGAAGCCATTAGGAATCATCCTGAGCTGATAAAAAAGTATCTTGGCTCAGTAGTTCCATATACTGATAACTTTTTCGCAGCTCTTAACTCAGCTGTTTTTAGTGATGGCTCTTTCGTTTATATACCTAAAGGCGTCCGCTGTCCTATGGAACTTTCAACCTATTTTAGAATTAATGCACAAGAAACTGGACAATTTGAAAGGACATTAATTATAGCTGACGAAGGTGCTTATGTTAGTTACTTGGAAGGATGCACTGCGCCTATACGAGATAATAATCAGCTGCATGCTGCTGTTGTTGAATTAATTGCATTAGATAATGCTGAAATTAAGTACTCAACAGTGCAAAATTGGTATCCGGGTGATAAAGAAGGTAAAGGCGGTGTATATAATTTTGTTACAAAACGAGGTGCCTGCAGAGGTAAGCACTCTAAAATTTCATGGACTCAAGTAGAAACAGGCTCTGCAATTACATGGAAATACCCAAGCTGCATTTTACAGGGAGATTATTCAGTAGGCGAGTTTTATTCTGTTGCTGTAACAAATAATTTTCAGCAGGCCGATACCGGCACAAAAATGATTCACCTTGGAAAGCACACTAAAAGTACAGTCGTATCTAAAGGAATTTCTGCCGGTAGAAGCAATAATTCTTACAGAGGATTGATTCGCATTGGTAAAAACGCTGAAGGGGCTAGAAATTTTACACAATGCGATTCGATGCTTATGAGTGATAAGTGCGGTGCTCATACTTTCCCTTATATCGAAATTGAAAATAATACCGCTAAAGTTGAACATGAAGCAACTACTTCTAAAGTTGGTGAGGACCAAATATTTTATTTGAACCAACGCGGAATTTCTACTGAAGATGCTGTAAATATGATTGTTAATGGCTTTTGCAAGGAGGTTTTTAATGAGCTTCCAATGGAGTTTGCAGTAGAGGCACAAAAACTCTTGGCAGTCTCACTCGAGGGAAGTGTAGGATAAAGTGAATGCTGAGATTGAAAAAATATTGTCACAATCCATTTTTATTTAATTGTTGCTAAAGGAGAATTATGCTAACAATAAAAAATCTTAAAGCGAACGTAGAAGGAAAAGAAATATTAAAAGGTATTAATCTAAGCGTAAATAAAGGTGAAATTCATGCTATTATGGGTCCTAACGGTTCAGGTAAAAGCACATTGGCAAAT
This genomic interval from Melioribacteraceae bacterium 4301-Me contains the following:
- a CDS encoding PTS sugar transporter subunit IIA is translated as MKICEILRKENIIASMKGRTKEEVINELIDLFNEDERVNNLEQVRNAVLEREKIMSTGVGKGFAIPHAKTDGVNEIIAAFGKLDNPIDFKALDDQPVSLIFLLVGKENLVGPHIKLLSRISRMMNKDEFRQSLLKAKSDEEIYKLFEEEEKQYFDII
- the hisS gene encoding histidine--tRNA ligase; its protein translation is MIKAITGTKDILPADIPQWRHIESVVLKVMNEFNYKEIRTPVFEQTILFTRGIGESTDIVSKEMYTFLDRSQTSITLKPEMTASVVRAFIEHSLEKKQSLNKFFYISPMFRQERPQAGRLRQFHQFGAEALGSKSPILDAEMIIIPFRILKLLGLKNLSVKINSLGVPQSRENYKKILKEYLKPHLNKLSEDSKKRVNTNILRIFDSKDQKDQEILNNAPLLIEYLDDESLEHFEKVKQALLSAKIPFEVDARLVRGLDYYTHTTFEVISGSVGSQSALCGGGRYDLLVKELGGSETPGVGFAAGIERILLACANEKSLRLNDESLDLFIVNIDKNLSDYAFNVSLFFRENGLSVDLDYLNRSVKAQMREANRQNAKFVLILGGEEFAKGEILLKDMNTSQQVTFLKDELEKVVQKIKSQLDANNLRS
- the sufB gene encoding Fe-S cluster assembly protein SufB, with the translated sequence MSQIKNQEIDKVQEKKLEDVKVLDEFTKSEYKWGFVTDIETESAPKGLSEEIIRFISEKKNEPEWMTEWRLKAYRHWLKMEEPHWANVKYPPIDYQNISYYSAPKKRPQLNDLSEVDPELLKTFEKLGIPLEEQKKLAGVAVDAVFDSVSVATTFKETLKEKGIIFCSISEAIRNHPELIKKYLGSVVPYTDNFFAALNSAVFSDGSFVYIPKGVRCPMELSTYFRINAQETGQFERTLIIADEGAYVSYLEGCTAPIRDNNQLHAAVVELIALDNAEIKYSTVQNWYPGDKEGKGGVYNFVTKRGACRGKHSKISWTQVETGSAITWKYPSCILQGDYSVGEFYSVAVTNNFQQADTGTKMIHLGKHTKSTVVSKGISAGRSNNSYRGLIRIGKNAEGARNFTQCDSMLMSDKCGAHTFPYIEIENNTAKVEHEATTSKVGEDQIFYLNQRGISTEDAVNMIVNGFCKEVFNELPMEFAVEAQKLLAVSLEGSVG
- the rlmB gene encoding 23S rRNA (guanosine(2251)-2'-O)-methyltransferase RlmB; this encodes MQIIYGRKPVLEAINSNVEIEHIYVSYGQRGDVINKIFTSAKQNKIKISQISPSKFNQLVKNKNSQGVCALITEYHYKSLQEIISISLKSRYPLILIIDSVQDPHNLGAILRTAECAAVDGVLITSNNTAPINDTVQKASAGAVTHLNIAKIGNLNNTIQRLKDFNFWIAGTYISEKSKNYTDIDFKIPLALIVGNEEKGIRKLTADNCDILVKIPMYGNISSLNVSVAAGVILFEIIRQRNY
- a CDS encoding short-chain dehydrogenase is translated as MDIQNKTVLVLGGWGLVGNAVTRKLVAEKPKRIIITSLKKEEAEEEVKKLYSEYPDMPDDYFVPFWGNIFVRNQFKDISRLELLSDPQKRKILITDIMEELNDEILHSSTIYQLLSTYKPEIIIDCINSATGIAYQDIYSTYHKIKKTIEKKSSQEELIEQTEILLSTLYIPQLIRHVQILYNSMYVNGTKIYVKIGTSGTGGMGLNIPYTHSEEKPSRVLLSKSAIAGAHTLLLFLMGRTPDGPITKEIKPTAAIAWKRIEFGEIKKHGKPIEILNISLDEAVPLTGKLQLKMDKQYKYSGETLKSVFIDTGENGTFSRGEFEAITTQGQMEYVTPEEIAVDAIYEIKGGNTGHDIINALDNATLEPTYRAGFMQHSAVEKLAELEKIHNTNSVAFELLGPPRLSKLLHEINLLKLVCGGMKDIVKETAANLSKKTYDYLKANSKLRNEIISIGIPILTPDGKSLIRGNEIKIPPFRGDNEIEITPKSIDLWAHDGWVDLRESNMEIWKNRLKLLINEAESIPPNDTSSMYVRTKKYWNNFETIDIGKVVGWVFIKEEKGERMKA
- a CDS encoding TIGR00730 family Rossman fold protein, with product MDNVDMKVNEVELKLQSSQEDLWRIFRIMAEFVEGFETMSKIKPSVVFFGSARAKSNDKFYKLAVETAKEVVKNGFGVITGGGPGIMEAANKGAKEAGGSSTGVNIELPFEQLPNQYIDHDKLLNFRYFFIRKVMFFKYAQGYILFPGGFGTIDEFFEVLTLIQTGKTRRFPVVLIGNEYWTSLLSFIKNELLSNKFISPEDVNLFTLTDNPVQAAKIIADYHKGKKFTTNF